The following are encoded together in the Pleurocapsa sp. FMAR1 genome:
- a CDS encoding ABC transporter substrate-binding protein, with amino-acid sequence MLMVFNRELSKSNYKFNYQICIIVFFVCSLLCLLLLGGCSNQGQISKQKITKITFWHGINPPENRDIFQGLVTKFNQKNPDIEVEALYIGQPDAQLPKILAATISNQPPDILWFVPQITGKLAQLGALLPLEDWLDNSPLKSEIDPVMFDSMKLDGHILSVPLATNNAAVFYRPSLFRQAGISDIPRTWTELKQTAQALTQDTNNDKRIDRHGIFLSLGKEEWNVFAWLPFIYSAGGDLLKNGQPDLVNDGAIAALQLGLDLVQSGVAVLSPPERGYETDDFIAGKVAMQITGPWTLAELKLANIDYDVFPIPVDKKPAAVIGGENLFVFKTTPKREQASLKFLEYILSQEFQTDWALRTGYLPVNIKSQQSQVYQDFVNKNPVVKVFLDQMKWAKSRPIIPQYNRLSENLGRAIEASLLGKQTPTEALKRSQQRLELIFGN; translated from the coding sequence ATGCTAATGGTGTTTAATCGAGAGTTATCGAAAAGTAATTATAAATTCAACTATCAAATTTGCATCATAGTCTTCTTTGTTTGCAGCCTTTTGTGTTTGTTATTACTCGGCGGTTGCAGTAACCAAGGGCAAATAAGCAAACAGAAAATTACCAAAATAACTTTTTGGCATGGTATTAATCCCCCTGAAAATCGCGATATTTTTCAGGGATTAGTTACCAAGTTTAACCAAAAAAACCCAGATATTGAAGTCGAGGCTTTATATATTGGTCAACCCGATGCTCAACTCCCTAAAATATTGGCTGCTACTATTAGTAATCAACCTCCTGACATTCTCTGGTTTGTTCCCCAAATTACGGGTAAACTTGCTCAGTTGGGTGCATTATTACCGTTAGAAGACTGGCTGGATAATTCACCGCTAAAATCAGAAATAGATCCAGTCATGTTCGACTCGATGAAGTTAGACGGACATATTTTATCTGTTCCCTTAGCTACTAACAATGCTGCCGTATTTTATCGCCCTAGTTTATTTAGACAAGCAGGAATTAGCGATATACCTCGAACTTGGACAGAATTAAAACAAACAGCCCAAGCATTAACCCAAGATACTAATAACGATAAACGCATAGATCGACACGGTATCTTTTTATCTCTAGGTAAAGAAGAATGGAATGTATTTGCCTGGCTACCTTTTATTTATAGTGCTGGGGGTGATTTATTAAAAAATGGTCAACCAGATTTAGTTAACGATGGCGCGATCGCAGCCTTACAGTTAGGATTAGATTTAGTTCAATCTGGGGTAGCCGTTTTGTCCCCACCTGAAAGGGGTTACGAAACTGATGACTTTATCGCTGGTAAAGTGGCAATGCAAATTACAGGACCTTGGACACTGGCTGAGTTAAAATTAGCCAATATAGATTATGATGTCTTTCCTATCCCTGTCGATAAAAAGCCTGCCGCGGTAATTGGTGGCGAAAATCTATTTGTGTTTAAAACCACCCCGAAAAGAGAACAAGCCAGCCTAAAATTTTTAGAATATATCCTCAGCCAAGAGTTTCAGACCGATTGGGCTTTAAGAACAGGCTATTTACCCGTGAATATCAAGTCACAACAGAGTCAAGTATATCAAGATTTTGTCAACAAAAACCCTGTGGTAAAAGTATTTCTTGACCAAATGAAGTGGGCAAAATCTCGTCCGATTATTCCTCAATATAATAGACTATCAGAGAACTTAGGCAGAGCGATCGAAGCTAGTCTTCTAGGTAAACAAACTCCGACTGAAGCGTTAAAGCGATCGCAACAACGATTAGAATTAATTTTTGGTAATTGA
- a CDS encoding DUF6439 family protein, with translation MFEVTPISTNQSKVSANLTDLELAQALVERSLIAHQDWHRLKGNRQAQAKQQLTSALVFLLKEQPQEALQHLNQAAGWLDGTLASPPCPDAQRRAKKS, from the coding sequence ATGTTTGAAGTAACGCCGATATCCACCAATCAAAGCAAAGTTTCTGCTAATTTAACCGATTTAGAACTAGCTCAGGCTTTAGTCGAACGGAGTTTAATTGCCCATCAAGATTGGCATCGCTTAAAAGGTAATCGACAAGCCCAGGCAAAACAACAGCTAACCTCTGCACTGGTTTTTTTACTTAAAGAGCAACCCCAAGAAGCTTTACAGCATCTCAATCAGGCTGCTGGCTGGCTAGATGGCACTCTTGCCTCTCCTCCTTGTCCTGATGCCCAACGTAGAGCTAAAAAATCCTAA
- a CDS encoding GAS domain-containing protein, which yields MSSPQSGNTQENELEKILIEVETSLLKLQKRHAQVKQDLKARSHLLERQQELKQQQKDKSIPQPLKTELRSLQQELDGLELTLESVLLPDIFWQVVRFVFLGIAIGWFLHIWAT from the coding sequence ATGTCATCTCCTCAATCTGGCAATACGCAAGAAAACGAATTAGAAAAAATCTTAATTGAAGTAGAAACATCACTTCTAAAGTTACAGAAACGTCATGCTCAAGTTAAACAAGATTTAAAAGCGCGATCGCACCTTTTAGAGCGTCAACAAGAACTCAAACAGCAGCAAAAAGATAAATCTATTCCTCAACCCTTAAAGACTGAACTACGCAGCCTTCAGCAAGAGCTTGATGGCTTAGAGCTAACTCTCGAAAGCGTTTTGCTGCCCGATATATTTTGGCAGGTAGTACGCTTTGTCTTTTTGGGAATTGCGATCGGCTGGTTTCTGCATATTTGGGCAACATAA
- a CDS encoding ion transporter, with protein MKRKAFKRKLYHILEDVDYGNWISRLDQIFFSVLILLDISAFILETSQPINQNYHWLFRGIGIFSTVVFTVEYGLRLWLCTVEHQFRHPVWGRLRYAFTPMAIIDFISTFPFYLLLVFHNLAVLKTLRLLRLARILKIGRHSKSVRSLVRVIISKQEELFITLSIIAFLLIIASSLMFFAEHDAQPEAFSSIPAAMWWGVVTLTTVGYGDIYPVTVTGKLLGASLACFGIGVFVLPAGIVASSFADEVSRDEINPARTVKENLESESIDLQNNSFFEQQPSLNQSLQQIQADARLLKHCLQTAQTELGDIESSQDAIASWAMFLYVQAKQESDLSKLVNKK; from the coding sequence ATGAAGCGTAAAGCCTTTAAGCGTAAACTTTACCATATTTTAGAAGATGTTGACTATGGTAATTGGATTAGCAGATTAGACCAAATTTTCTTTTCTGTCTTAATCTTGCTAGATATTAGTGCTTTTATTTTAGAAACTTCACAACCAATAAATCAAAATTATCACTGGTTGTTTAGAGGCATTGGTATCTTTTCTACCGTAGTTTTTACCGTAGAATATGGATTGCGTTTGTGGCTATGTACTGTTGAACATCAATTTCGACATCCCGTATGGGGTAGACTGCGCTACGCTTTTACGCCGATGGCGATTATTGATTTTATCTCCACCTTTCCTTTTTACCTGTTGTTGGTGTTTCACAACTTAGCTGTGCTTAAAACCCTAAGACTGCTTAGATTGGCGCGGATTCTCAAAATTGGTAGACACTCAAAATCCGTTCGTTCTTTAGTTAGAGTAATTATCAGTAAGCAGGAAGAACTATTTATTACCCTGTCAATTATCGCTTTTTTACTAATAATTGCTTCAAGCTTAATGTTTTTTGCTGAACACGATGCCCAACCAGAAGCCTTTTCCAGTATTCCTGCTGCTATGTGGTGGGGAGTTGTCACCTTAACCACTGTTGGCTATGGCGATATTTATCCAGTTACCGTCACTGGCAAATTATTAGGAGCAAGTCTAGCCTGTTTTGGTATTGGAGTGTTTGTTCTGCCCGCAGGTATCGTTGCTTCTAGCTTTGCAGACGAAGTTAGTAGGGATGAAATAAATCCTGCACGTACAGTCAAAGAAAATCTTGAATCAGAGTCAATAGATCTCCAGAATAATAGCTTTTTTGAGCAGCAACCCAGCCTAAATCAATCATTGCAGCAAATACAGGCAGATGCCAGATTATTGAAACATTGCTTGCAAACTGCACAGACAGAACTAGGAGATATAGAATCTAGTCAAGATGCGATCGCATCCTGGGCAATGTTTCTTTATGTTCAGGCAAAGCAAGAATCTGATTTATCAAAGCTAGTAAATAAGAAATAA